CCTGTATTGTCGGTAATGTAGGTAGTCAGCCAACCTATAATTTTTGTTTGGACTGCTGGTATCTGTAGTGAAATAGCAATAAGCAAAACACCAAAAACAAGGAAAAGCAGCAGCCTAAAGGTCAGCCTTAAGGCTTTCAGTAAAATTTCCGTAACTTTCGGGTTCTTTTCCAAGGAATAAGCGCAATGAAGATCAATATACTGGCAATAGAGTCATCTTGTGATGAAACGTCAGCATCGGTAATTTCTGATGGCAAAGTACTCAATAATATAATCGCCACGCAATCAGTACACGAAAAATATGGGGGAGTTGTTCCTGAGTTGGCTTCAAGAGCCCACCAACAACACCTTATTCCTGTAGTGGCTGAGGCAATGAAAACCTCCGGCCTATCAAAAAAAGACCTTTCGGCCGTTGCATTTACAAAAGGCCCCGGACTGATGGGATCTTTGATGGTAGGTGTCTCTTTCGCCAAATCTTTTGCTTACGCCTTGGGCATCCCATTGATTGAGGTCAATCATATGCAGGCCCATATCCTGGCGCATTTTATTGAGGACCCTAAGCCCCGGTTTCCATTTATTTGTTTGACGGTGAGCGGGGGCCATACCCAATTGGTTTTGGTAAAGGATTACCTGGACATGGAGATCATTGGGGAAACAACCGATGATGCTGTCGGAGAGGCTTTTGATAAGACTGCCAAGTTGCTCGGCCTGCCTTATCCCGGAGGACCCCTGATAGATAAATATGCAAAAGAAGGCAATCCAAAAGCCTTTGAATTCCCTGTTTCAGATATTCCGGATCTGGACTTTTCTTTTTCCGGAATCAAAACGGCAGTCCTGTACTTTCTTCGGGATCAGATAAAAAAGCATCCTGATTTTATTCAGGACAATCTTGCGGATATTTGTGCTTCGGTGCAGTTCACATTGATCAAAATGTTGCTTCAAAAGTTGAAGAAGGCGGCGAAATCACATAAGATTAAGGAGATTGCGATAGCAGGTGGTGTTTCCGCCAATTCAGGGCTAAGGGAAGCCCTTCAAAAGGAAAGTAAAAAATCAGGATGGAACCTTTATGTTCCCAAATTCGAATATTGTACCGATAATGCGGCCATGATTGCCATGGCAGCACATTTTAAATTCCTAAAAGGGGAATTCTCCGGCTTGGACGTGGTGCCGGAGGCAAGGATGAGGTTTTGAGATGAAAGAAGTGGGATTTCGGAAGGCAGGTTTCGGAAAGTGATGTCACGTCCTGAAATAGCTTGACAGATTAAGTCAAACTAAAAACAGGAAAAAAATGACAAAAACGGTTCGGGAATTTAACAGGTACAGTATTAGCTTCAAGAAGCAAGTAGTAGAGGAGCTGGAAAATGGAAGTTCCTATTCTTATCTTCAAAAGAAGTATGATATTAGAGGAGCGGAGACGATCCAGAGGTGGGTCAGGTCCTTTGGCAGGGATCATTTGTTGAACAAAAGGGTTAGAATAGAGACTATGGATGAGAAGAGAAGACTTAAGGAACTGGAAGAGGAGAACAAGAGGTTAAAACTTGCCTTGGCCGATTCGATAGTTGCCAACAAGATGCTTGAGACGCTGATAGATGTTGCAAATGATGAATACAAGACGGATTTAAAAAAAAACTTTGGCAACGGACTGTTTCAAAAAGGCCTGAAGAAGTGAGCGTTAAGTCCGGTTGTACTTACTTTGGTTACAGTAGGTCAGCATATTATGGTTGGATGGACTCCAAGTTGAAGGAGGAAGCGCAATACGACCTGGTATTGGAGCTTGTCCGGGATTACCGGAGGACGCATCCGATGATGGGCACAAGAAAGCTTCAGGAGTTGATCAGAGAAGATGCGGTGAGGTTGGAGATCAGCATAGGAAGGGACAGGCTCTTTGAGTTGTTGCGTTCTGAAGGCTTGCTGGTCAAGCGCAAGAGGAAGTATGTTGTTACAACGCAGTCATTTATGCGCTACAGTAAATATGAGGATCTGTTCAATGGCAATGTCTGGACCACTGCCCATCAGGCCTGGGTTTCGGACATAACCTATATCCGTGTCGGGGATTCCTTCAGGTACCTGTATCTTATTACCGATGCATACAGCAGGAAGATAGTAGGATGGTATTTGGGGAATACGCTTGAGTCAAAATGTGCTGTAGAAGCCTTAAAAATGGCGATAGAACAATGTCCGTCAACAGAAGGCATTGTTCATCACTCAGATAGGGGCTTTCAGTATTGCAGTAAGATTTATACTGAATTACTGGAAAAGGAAGGTATAAAGTCCAGTATGGGAGAAGCAGGGAATTGCTATGATAATGCAATGGCAGAGCGGGTTAACGGGATTCTGAAGATTGAATATAAACTTGGGGACAGGTTTAAGAATCTCAAAGAAGCGTTTGCAGCAGTAAGGCATGGAGTATGGGCCTACAATGAAAAGAGGCCACATTGTTCATTAAATATGAAGAAGCCGATTGAGGTACATGAGGGACTAACAGTGTTTTCATCTCTCAAACGCAAAAGTAGCCCAAGACAGAGACCTGTCAAGGCTATATAAACGTCGCTTCGCTCCGGCCTTGACAGGTCTCCTTACTTGGGCTCTAGGGCATTTAAGAGGATTGAAAATAAAAGAAAAAACAAAGAAAAAAGTGTCAAGTAAAATCAGGACGTGACATGATGAGTCGGAGATATTGAACCATCAATAAGAAGATTAAATTTGGAGGTCGATAGGCATAAATTAAGAGGCGGGCAAAATTAGAAATGGTTCCTAAAGGAGTTTAGTGTGCCGTTTTTTTTTTGAAGAGAACAGGTTTGTGAATTCATTTGAATAGGGCTGAAGGGCTTTGATATCAAAAGGTTAGTTATAGGCCTTTTCTGAAGTTAAAGATAGAATTGCGTTAAAATCAATGGGACAGGACAAAAAGAAATTTGATAAAATCATCAATATC
This Cecembia calidifontis DNA region includes the following protein-coding sequences:
- the tsaD gene encoding tRNA (adenosine(37)-N6)-threonylcarbamoyltransferase complex transferase subunit TsaD codes for the protein MKINILAIESSCDETSASVISDGKVLNNIIATQSVHEKYGGVVPELASRAHQQHLIPVVAEAMKTSGLSKKDLSAVAFTKGPGLMGSLMVGVSFAKSFAYALGIPLIEVNHMQAHILAHFIEDPKPRFPFICLTVSGGHTQLVLVKDYLDMEIIGETTDDAVGEAFDKTAKLLGLPYPGGPLIDKYAKEGNPKAFEFPVSDIPDLDFSFSGIKTAVLYFLRDQIKKHPDFIQDNLADICASVQFTLIKMLLQKLKKAAKSHKIKEIAIAGGVSANSGLREALQKESKKSGWNLYVPKFEYCTDNAAMIAMAAHFKFLKGEFSGLDVVPEARMRF
- a CDS encoding IS3 family transposase, which translates into the protein MSVKSGCTYFGYSRSAYYGWMDSKLKEEAQYDLVLELVRDYRRTHPMMGTRKLQELIREDAVRLEISIGRDRLFELLRSEGLLVKRKRKYVVTTQSFMRYSKYEDLFNGNVWTTAHQAWVSDITYIRVGDSFRYLYLITDAYSRKIVGWYLGNTLESKCAVEALKMAIEQCPSTEGIVHHSDRGFQYCSKIYTELLEKEGIKSSMGEAGNCYDNAMAERVNGILKIEYKLGDRFKNLKEAFAAVRHGVWAYNEKRPHCSLNMKKPIEVHEGLTVFSSLKRKSSPRQRPVKAI
- a CDS encoding transposase encodes the protein MTKTVREFNRYSISFKKQVVEELENGSSYSYLQKKYDIRGAETIQRWVRSFGRDHLLNKRVRIETMDEKRRLKELEEENKRLKLALADSIVANKMLETLIDVANDEYKTDLKKNFGNGLFQKGLKK